Below is a genomic region from Thunnus thynnus chromosome 22, fThuThy2.1, whole genome shotgun sequence.
ttcgtaaaagtagaattcatGTCAGAGCTGTTATACTGGATtgtgctcagtgagtgtgtttCACCAGGAAGTGACTCTACAGTACAAACTGTGAGGTTTCACGTCAACACGTGACGACCTGCTGGGAGGTTAATGGTGAAAATATTTATAACTATTTAGTATTTCACTCTTATAACATCGTCAGACTCACAACAgacagttttaaaagaaaaaaggatgaaaTCGGAGACATCATCTTTATTATTCCACACATCCTTCttcgcctacattacccacaatgcacctcAACCTCAAACCAGGTGGAGATTGGAGTGTATTATTTCATCTCTCTTACGTaccacagcctctctctcctcccgtctcctcctcctcctcctcctcctcctcctctctctcgcCGACACCATGGCGAAGCGAAGTGATGGGGGTGGAGCTGGACCAACCCCCCCTCACCGTCCCACCCCCCCGAACCCAGAGACAAGGTCCTCATCCGACCTGTCAGGCTGCTGGGAGACACAGAGATATGTTAAGAAGATATACACACCAACCACCAGTACATCTGTCCGAGTTTATTGCTTTAAAtggtttttaatggttttaatggttaaaATTGATAacaaatatttcctcttttgaATCTCTAATAATAGGGTAATAATACAATAATCTAATAATTACTGAGGGACGTTTAAGAAGTTTGGTTTTTCTGATGTATATAAAGGAAGAAACCTAACAGGAAGTAAACATTcctataatttgtttttttaaggaacATATGTTGCCCCATTTATTGATACATGGCacattatttttgattttatttttcatttgtctccACTGTTTACTGTTACTTATTGTACTTGTAGCTAATTCTGTAGCTAAagatttactttattttgttttcttctgtttgttctgttacttatttttgattgatttacTGTAATATGTGGTCTTCTGTTTCAACATGTTTGGTATATATtcaaaaagttaataaaaacattagaaaaaaatcattttaatgatgAAAAAGTTTATGTATTggacattttaaatatgtagcATAAAACGTTGCTGTCTGTTCATGGTAGACCTGAGGTTTATGGGATATGTTCATGTACCTGTAGTTATGGTGACTGTACAGCTGCTCTCCCAGTCTGTAGGAGCCTGAAACACTGTAACTCctctggaggaagaagaagaggaggaggagttaaTTCTGGTAAGCTATTGATGACAATTTAAAAAGGACCGTTTTGCATGTTTCGGTTATAAGTCTCATATATTTCACATCACTGACGACCGTTTTCCAAATCATATCATCACTTTTAAGAGTTTTTCTTCTGACCCGGTTGCTGAATGTTCCCTGCATCTtgtttgtgatgatgtcatcagtgctGCCGTCCAGACTGCGTCCTCCTCGGCCGGGTACGGGTGCGTACGGGTCGGCGTATAcgtctgggtgtgtgtgtttgtcgtGTTGGTGTGTGTAGTGGTTGTGATGCGTGTGAGAGCTGAGCAGCAGTAAATGTCTCTCCGCGCGGTCGGCGCGGTCCAACAACGTCTCGATGAACACCTGAAAGCAAAACAAGCATTCGTGTTTTTATTGCAAAAATATACTGAAGAAGTATAAAtagtgtaaataaatatatgccggctccagagacagaaacaaaaagtaGTGTTGTCATGGAAACGATGTGGAGGTTGAACAGCATTTACATAAGTTTACCTTCAACAAACCAGGTTAAATTCATGACTGCAGATTCTCTACtggaaggattttttttttaattgactgAATTAGAACCAAAATCTGAAGCTAACATGAATCAATCTGTTTGTGCTGTTAAACTGAAAGGTCACCAAACCAAACAGTTAGCAAACCTGAAAACACTGCTCAAGCAACCTCAAACCAAATGGTACAATTAGCTATCCCCTAAACTGTCTGTCCCAATAAATTAAACTGTTAGCTAATATGAACCATTTATTGTTGCTACTAAACCTGAAACTGTTAAAGCTGCTAAACTGTACATTTAGCTAACTTGAACCAACCTGTTTTTGCTGTTAAGCTGAACGGTTAGCTATAACATGTTTGTTACCATCTATCATCTAAGCTAACCTGAACCAGTCTCACTCGctacattaaattaaatgactcaattaaatgaaatattactATTAATTCTAATACTGCAAACCTGAACTAATATGTTGTTGCTACTAAACTGTACATTTAGCTAACCCGAACCAAACTGTTTCTGCTGTTAAACTGAACTGTTAGCTAACATGAATCAATCTGTTTTAGCCACCACACCAAACAGTCAGCAAACCTGAAAACACTACTCAAGCAACCTTATAGTTTTAGATGCTAAACCGTACAATTAGCTAACAAACCAAACAGTTTTACCTGCTAAACTGAATTAAACCAAACAGTTAAAATGAATTATCTGTCACTAAACCAAACCGTTTCATCTCCTAAACTGTACTTTAGCATATCTAACATATAAAATCTTGTAAACAAGATTTGGAGGTTTGATATATAATTTCtttgtaaataattaaattagtGATGTATAGTTAGATAAGCCATGTATCTCTGGAGAAGTATAAAAGCTGTACTAAGCCGCTGCCAGTTGACCCTACAGAGCTAAATTAGGCTAATCTCATTTGccaacatttaaacacaatgcaaacacataaaaagcGCCCACCAGTTTGTCTCACTCTCagtaataatgacaaaaaactCCCCAGCAACCATTTTGTCCTTTCAATAGAGACAACAGAAGATCTGCAGCATCACCTGCAGTCTGGATTTGGCTGCCGCCTCTTTCTCTGCCGTCTCCCTCAGAAAACGCTCGATGTCCACCATCTccctgtaaaacacacacattacccaCCGAAATCACTAATAAATTAATACGAAGGGGGGGGACAAAATAATAGGAACACCTGACTATGTGTATTGATGAAACACagcctgaaaatgtgttaatcgtattttaaaccagtttaaaacTGGGTTAATCTGAAGGCTGTTTAATAATTATATGACTTACATTGCATCATCAGGCGTTCACGTTATTTTTATGTAGATAATTATGTGGCGTAAAAACACACGGATACAAAACAGCATGAAATGTCAACAACATTTAGATATGCAGATACATGAAGCCGACTGACctcacaaccacacacacacacacacacacaaacacacacacacacacacacacacacacacacacacacacacacacacactcccccgAGGGCTGCTGTGACTCACTGTCATCTTATATTTATCATCACAGCAAACcacagctgagtgtgtgtgtgtgtgtgtgtgtgtgtgtgtgtgcgtccagTGAGGCAGACTAAACATGACGTGTCCTCTGTTTGTGcatcatgttgtgttttctgttcagttcatTACGAGCTGCAGTTCAGACAGCAGATCACTGAATATTGATGCTGCATAGTATGTTCTAGATATTATACTGTTAGTAGGCTGATGACTGTAattatattaacaaaaaaaattaactaaagATACTGCAGAATAGCGGTGGAAAGTAGTAGTTTGAAgcgagagaggaagaaaacatttaaaccaGCCGGTTTACTGAATGctagtgttagcatgctaggctagtAGCAGCTAGTAAAGCCAGCAGTGTGAGGTCGTTCTGTCTTTACTGATGTGTGTTTCTGCCACATCGAGAAGagacaaaagttaaaaaacCCTGAATTTAAAAGTTGGAAACTAAACTGAGATCTTAAATCTGGAGAATTAACTTAAATTCCAGGAGAGAAAGCTGAGCTCTGGTTAGCTGGTTGTTAGCTTGTTTTGCTGCATCAGCGACTGAGAGAACtacaaaacaccaaaactgAAACATGAACAGTGATGgaaacttgagtatttccatgtgatgctactttccaacctttttggcttttgacgtcttataaaaagcagtgtgtagtcggggttttacttgtattggagtatttttacattactgtattggtatttttactgcagtaaagtatctgaacacttcttccacctctgctgCAGGATTAAGATTCAGTGGTGCAGAAACCGTCTGAGATACTGACTGTTGTCGTTCAATCAGcttcttctcttttccctcCAGATCCGTCTTCAACCGCTCCATCATCTCCATGGCAGCAGAGACCTGATGGAACAAAATCAGACGcttgtaaaacactttaaaatgttatccgtcctaaaacatgtctttatattatctgtcacctgtctgaacaGGAACGTCGCCCTCTCCTCCACttcatgtttctctctcctcagtcGCTCCCCGTCCCGCCTCTCCCGCTCTAGCTCCGCCTCCCTCCTCTGTAGCTCCACCCTCAGTCGGCCCATGCGGCGGTTCaccctctcctccacctccgcGAAGGTCCGGGCGATTTTACGatccagccccagccccagcctcTCCTCCAGCCCGATCCCCACCGACAGCCCGAACTCCAGGCCCAACTGGACCCCCAACTCGCCCAGTTTCTTCCCGGGAAAAGGCTCCAAAGAGCCGGGGAGGGCCAGAGCGGTGGAGGGGTCCTCTTGATGTCCCGCGGAGGCAAGAAGAGTGCGATCCGAAGGGCCGAACATTTCCCTGAGCAGTTGGACTGAGGCGGACGATGAGGCGAGATCCAGGCAGGCCAGCGGCAGGGGGAGGCTGTGAGGTTCCATGTCCAGGGAAGAGCTCTGTTTTTGGGATACAGCTGGAccggggagggggaggagggatcCAGGTCTGGAGCTTCTAACCCGAGcctgaaatgtgaaataaagttaaagctGGCGGGTCTGTCTGTGGTCAGATTAAGGTCCAGTCACACCAGCATGTAAAATGTTGAAACCAGTTCATTTCAATGGAATCGCCTACAGTCAGTGAAGTCACTCACGGGGGCCAATAAGCTCATTGACTGTGTGTCACCATCCACCTTTATAGTGTATAAAATGTTCCACAACAGAGACATTGTTTACACACGGTTACGAGACAGTCTATGCAACAAATACATAAGAGATATAAGACACAGAATCTTTATATTGTCATTGTAGGTGCTTCTGTTAACACATCCTATAACCAGAACTACAGCTTCTGTGTCGACTGAAATTTACATATTTGGGCTGCAACTGTCACCATCTATTAATCTGCAGGTTATTTTCTAATCATTTTGTTtagaaaaaatgtcagaaaacagcaaaaaaacccTGTTATAATCTTctttgaatgtcttgttttgtctgatcgacagtccaaaatccaaaagatATCCAGTTTATACTCACGTACGACACATAAAAGTTTCAAACCCTCAcatttaaacgcacaatatgtaatttcagccgctaggcgtctcaatcaaaacaataacaaaagatggagtgtgatgacagtgtgaagtagcaaggggtttatgggagttgttgtcttcactgttaaataaccagcttccccgggataggattactccagtgtgaATCATCcgggatgtttttactgggagccgaattatccgcagaggtacaaacaaacgtacacgcagattaaaatcgttaaaacactaattaaagctgtttcacctaaaaaaaaaaatcaatatttctccgacgatgtttggtgaccaccggacttcctggaggggctgttagccgagctgctgctaacgtttgtccagtttatttctctgataacttaagatccagacgtccaatgactaaaatccttcttccggctaaaagatatagttaaaaaccacctaaatttatcatgaaaatgtgtcttaaaactgaataaaagtccatttataacagtttgtgtggaacaaccacaacgccgatgtattatcttgtatgtgtgtaagttactctttggtagacgccattgtagcggacaaacacagcgccgccgtatgcatctggtgcgtgtttactctttggtagaggaggtatgacgccatcgacaggcgaccaaatgaaacggtccgttactttgattaaattacagatttctgtgggtttgaaaactgttggaaacatttgggataatgtaagtacaccaCTCAACAACATTCAATTGTCATAATAGTTGCCAAGTGAAGTGTTGCTTTCAGTCTGATTATACAAAAGATTTGGCgttcttatttattttcatcaaagaTACGTGAAGTTTATGAAAACTACTACTTGCTTGAGCATATATGACCCACATTTTAATCAATAAacaccttatttttattattattatcaatatgaACCAGCTGTAAGGGGGGTCAGGCTCACCTGCGACAGCACCAGCAGGGTCTCGTAGGTGTGTCGGCTGACCAGGTGAGCCCGGAGCTCAGGTACGGACGAGAAGCGAGACTCGTCACCGCAGCGAGGACAAAAGTAGGGCagctctgaggaggaggaggaagaggaagaagaggaggaggaggaggaggaagacatgATTCACCAGggagcagcggcagcagcagaaagacctgaaagattaaaaaaaaaaaaaacaggaacacGTCAGAAAACAAC
It encodes:
- the LOC137174935 gene encoding F-box only protein 41-like isoform X1, with amino-acid sequence MSSSSSSSSSSSSSSSSELPYFCPRCGDESRFSSVPELRAHLVSRHTYETLLVLSQARVRSSRPGSLLPLPGPAVSQKQSSSLDMEPHSLPLPLACLDLASSSASVQLLREMFGPSDRTLLASAGHQEDPSTALALPGSLEPFPGKKLGELGVQLGLEFGLSVGIGLEERLGLGLDRKIARTFAEVEERVNRRMGRLRVELQRREAELERERRDGERLRREKHEVEERATFLFRQVSAAMEMMERLKTDLEGKEKKLIERQQEMVDIERFLRETAEKEAAAKSRLQVFIETLLDRADRAERHLLLLSSHTHHNHYTHQHDKHTHPDVYADPYAPVPGRGGRSLDGSTDDIITNKMQGTFSNRRSYSVSGSYRLGEQLYSHHNYSSLTGRMRTLSLGSGGWDGEGGLVQLHPHHFASPWCRRERGGGGGGGGGDGRRERLWAGEGGWGRTWSKRGRRHYSTEEEEEEEEEDEEEEEEGLWSSTEMRRLVFARTHTPGSDILSSLNSTPSRRHGDRQLGADTLRLRAGLFCVFPYLDVRSLLRAAEVCSDWRFVARHPAVWTRLRLENARVSSEFLTTLSQWCTQTQSVVLDNLKPRSRQADETREDYHRNTRGSVEPGVEALLRSAGGSLLHLSVTQCPHILTDRTMWLASCYCRNLNTLTYRSSSDPLGHEVLWALGAGCRSISSLHVAPAHPCQQPTRFGNRCLQTIGRCWPHLRSLSVGGAGCGTQGLAAVVRSCAHLQVLELERITDLGLQAATELCKVGLESLETLILTHTPVSGQAILHFHSVCDNIRSIVVEVSVADYFEEPDTQEAQHLFGEIVSTLKVLQKRPGLCDVLQVKADGFC
- the LOC137174935 gene encoding F-box only protein 41-like isoform X2 is translated as MSSSSSSSSSSSSSSSSELPYFCPRCGDESRFSSVPELRAHLVSRHTYETLLVLSQARVRSSRPGSLLPLPGPAVSQKQSSSLDMEPHSLPLPLACLDLASSSASVQLLREMFGPSDRTLLASAGHQEDPSTALALPGSLEPFPGKKLGELGVQLGLEFGLSVGIGLEERLGLGLDRKIARTFAEVEERVNRRMGRLRVELQRREAELERERRDGERLRREKHEVEERATFLFRQVSAAMEMMERLKTDLEGKEKKLIERQQEMVDIERFLRETAEKEAAAKSRLQVFIETLLDRADRAERHLLLLSSHTHHNHYTHQHDKHTHPDVYADPYAPVPGRGGRSLDGSTDDIITNKMQGTFSNRRSYSVSGSYRLGEQLYSHHNYSLTGRMRTLSLGSGGWDGEGGLVQLHPHHFASPWCRRERGGGGGGGGGDGRRERLWAGEGGWGRTWSKRGRRHYSTEEEEEEEEEDEEEEEEGLWSSTEMRRLVFARTHTPGSDILSSLNSTPSRRHGDRQLGADTLRLRAGLFCVFPYLDVRSLLRAAEVCSDWRFVARHPAVWTRLRLENARVSSEFLTTLSQWCTQTQSVVLDNLKPRSRQADETREDYHRNTRGSVEPGVEALLRSAGGSLLHLSVTQCPHILTDRTMWLASCYCRNLNTLTYRSSSDPLGHEVLWALGAGCRSISSLHVAPAHPCQQPTRFGNRCLQTIGRCWPHLRSLSVGGAGCGTQGLAAVVRSCAHLQVLELERITDLGLQAATELCKVGLESLETLILTHTPVSGQAILHFHSVCDNIRSIVVEVSVADYFEEPDTQEAQHLFGEIVSTLKVLQKRPGLCDVLQVKADGFC